One segment of Brassica napus cultivar Da-Ae chromosome C3, Da-Ae, whole genome shotgun sequence DNA contains the following:
- the LOC106416505 gene encoding putative glucose-6-phosphate 1-epimerase isoform X1, giving the protein MPLNTVVNGRDGSSRIVLSEPSGSRAEVSLYGGQVVSWKNERREQLLYMSTKAQMKPPKAIRGGLPICFPQFGNFGALERHGFARNRFWSFDNDPSPLPPANQQSTVDLVLKSTEDDLKIWPHRFVSSVSPFHVFISWLNIQFHVCLCCCSFELRVRISISPGKLTIIPRVRNTDPKAFSFMFALRNYLYVSDISEVRVEGLETLDYLDNLMRRERFTEQADAITFDGEIDRVYLNTPTKIAIIDHERKRTIELRKEGMPNAVVWNPWDKKAKSIADMGDEDYTTMLCVDSGAIETPILLKPCEEWRGRQELSIVSSSYCSGQLDPRKVLYGDH; this is encoded by the exons ATGCCTTTGAATACTGTTGTCAACGGTCGTGACGGTTCCTCTCGTATTGTTTTGTCCGAGCCTAGCGGATCTCGTGCTGAG GTGAGTCTATATGGAGGACAAGTTGTTTCTTGGAAGAATGAAAGGAGAGAGCAGTTGCTCTATATGAGCACCAAG gCGCAAATGAAGCCGCCTAAGGCGATCAGGGGAGGGTTACCTATCTGTTTTCCACAGTTTGGTAACTTCGGTGCACTCGAGCGACATGGATTTGCCAGGAACAGGTTCTGGTCTTTTGATAACGATCCTTCGCCTCTCCCTCCTGCTAACCAGCAATCAACTGTTGATTTAGTGTTGAAGTCTACTGAAGATGATCTGAAAATATGGCCTCATAGGTTTGTATCGTCCGTTAGTCCATTTCATGTCTTCATCTCTTGGCTTAATATACAATTCCATGTTTGCTTATGTTGTTGCAGCTTTGAGCTTCGTGTTCGCATATCTATCAGTCCTGGCAAACTTACTATAATCCCGCGTGTGAGGAACACGGACCCCAAGGCATTCTCCTTTATGTTTGCACTTCGTAACTACTTATATGTATCTGACATAAG TGAAGTTAGGGTTGAAGGTTTGGAGACTCTTGATTATCTGGACAACTTGATGCGTAGAGAAAGATTCACTGAGCAGGCAGATGCAATAACCTTTGACGGTGAG ATTGATAGAGTGTACTTGAACACGCCGACAAAGATTGCAATCATAGATCATGAGAGAAAGAGAACTATCGAGTTGCGAAAGGAAGGCATGCCAAATGCAG TTGTGTGGAACCCATGGGACAAGAAGGCAAAGAGTATTGCTGACATGGGGGACGAGGACTACACAACAATGCTATGTGTAGACTCTGGTGCTATAGAAACTCCAATCTTGTTGAAACCATGTGAGGAATGGAGAGGCAGGCAGGAACTCTCTATCGTCTCATCAAGCTACTGCAGTGGTCAGCTTGATCCACGTAAGGTTCTTTACGGGGATCACTGA
- the LOC106416505 gene encoding putative glucose-6-phosphate 1-epimerase isoform X2, with protein sequence MPLNTVVNGRDGSSRIVLSEPSGSRAEVSLYGGQVVSWKNERREQLLYMSTKAQMKPPKAIRGGLPICFPQFGNFGALERHGFARNRFWSFDNDPSPLPPANQQSTVDLVLKSTEDDLKIWPHSFELRVRISISPGKLTIIPRVRNTDPKAFSFMFALRNYLYVSDISEVRVEGLETLDYLDNLMRRERFTEQADAITFDGEIDRVYLNTPTKIAIIDHERKRTIELRKEGMPNAVVWNPWDKKAKSIADMGDEDYTTMLCVDSGAIETPILLKPCEEWRGRQELSIVSSSYCSGQLDPRKVLYGDH encoded by the exons ATGCCTTTGAATACTGTTGTCAACGGTCGTGACGGTTCCTCTCGTATTGTTTTGTCCGAGCCTAGCGGATCTCGTGCTGAG GTGAGTCTATATGGAGGACAAGTTGTTTCTTGGAAGAATGAAAGGAGAGAGCAGTTGCTCTATATGAGCACCAAG gCGCAAATGAAGCCGCCTAAGGCGATCAGGGGAGGGTTACCTATCTGTTTTCCACAGTTTGGTAACTTCGGTGCACTCGAGCGACATGGATTTGCCAGGAACAGGTTCTGGTCTTTTGATAACGATCCTTCGCCTCTCCCTCCTGCTAACCAGCAATCAACTGTTGATTTAGTGTTGAAGTCTACTGAAGATGATCTGAAAATATGGCCTCATAG CTTTGAGCTTCGTGTTCGCATATCTATCAGTCCTGGCAAACTTACTATAATCCCGCGTGTGAGGAACACGGACCCCAAGGCATTCTCCTTTATGTTTGCACTTCGTAACTACTTATATGTATCTGACATAAG TGAAGTTAGGGTTGAAGGTTTGGAGACTCTTGATTATCTGGACAACTTGATGCGTAGAGAAAGATTCACTGAGCAGGCAGATGCAATAACCTTTGACGGTGAG ATTGATAGAGTGTACTTGAACACGCCGACAAAGATTGCAATCATAGATCATGAGAGAAAGAGAACTATCGAGTTGCGAAAGGAAGGCATGCCAAATGCAG TTGTGTGGAACCCATGGGACAAGAAGGCAAAGAGTATTGCTGACATGGGGGACGAGGACTACACAACAATGCTATGTGTAGACTCTGGTGCTATAGAAACTCCAATCTTGTTGAAACCATGTGAGGAATGGAGAGGCAGGCAGGAACTCTCTATCGTCTCATCAAGCTACTGCAGTGGTCAGCTTGATCCACGTAAGGTTCTTTACGGGGATCACTGA
- the LOC106417658 gene encoding U-box domain-containing protein 2, with protein MEEIVVESLLRGNREAQIEAAIELSNLSRKQRQKVAEKDIISPLLSMLQSQDSLTTEVSLSALLSLAFGSERNKVRIVKAGAVQMLLEILQSETKMVIVELAMAFLLILSSCNRNKIKIASTKLIQLLVGLIGLDQLTVQAKLDGIATLHNLSTLQQIVPLVVSSGAPYALLQVINSCDKSSELAEKASSLLENIVHHSPESISGIGGAIEVLVEAIEEGSAQCKEHAVGILLGVCSFDRETNRGMILREGVMPGLLQVSVDGTRRGKEMARELLLLLRDCSGYVIKDKQSKIEIVEQIMREIDQEGERIPGTMLKLVEEMISKLST; from the exons ATGGAAGAGATTGTGGTGGAGAGTCTTCTTAGAGGTAACAGAGAGGCTCAAATAGAAGCAGCTATTGAGCTGAGTAATCTAAGCAGGAAGCAAAGACAAAAGGTTGCAGAAAAAGACATAATTTCTCCTTTGCTCTCAATGTTACAATCTCAAGATTCCCTCACAACAGAAGTTTCTCTATCTGCATTACTCAGCCTTGCCTTTGGCAGTGAAAG GAACAAAGTTAGAATTGTGAAAGCTGGAGCAGTACAAATGTTACTAGAGATCCTCCAGTCAGAAACCAAGATGGTAATAGTTGAACTAGCCATGGCCTTTCTTCTGATCCTCTCTTCTTGCAACAGAAACAAGATCAAGATAGCATCAACCAAGTTGATTCAGTTACTAGTTGGACTCATCGGGCTCGATCAACTAACGGTTCAGGCCAAGCTTGATGGCATAGCAACACTACACAACCTATCAACTCTCCAACAGATTGTCCCCCTCGTTGTATCTTCAGGAGCACCCTACGCTTTGCTTCAAGTCATCAACTCTTGTGATAAATCCTCTGAACTGGCTGAAAAGGCATCATCATTGCTAGAAAACATAGTTCATCATTCACCAGAATCGATCTCAGGCATCGGTGGAGCAATAGAGGTTCTGGTTGAAGCCATTGAAGAAGGGTCGGCTCAGTGTAAGGAGCACGCGGTGGGGATATTACTCGGTGTGTGCAGCTTCGATAGAGAGACGAACAGAGGAATGATACTGAGAGAAGGAGTGATGCCAGGGCTGCTTCAAGTGAGTGTAGATGGGACGAGGAGGGGTAAAGAAATGGCTAGAGAGTTGTTGCTTCTGCTGAGGGATTGCTCTGGATATGTTATTAAAGACAAACAGTCAAAGATTGAGATTGTTGAGCAGATTATGAGGGAGATTGATCAAGAAGGGGAGAGGATACCTGGAACTATGTTGAAGTTGGTGGAAGAGATGATCTCCAAACTCAGCACATAG